In the Brassica napus cultivar Da-Ae chromosome A7, Da-Ae, whole genome shotgun sequence genome, one interval contains:
- the LOC106364360 gene encoding agamous-like MADS-box protein AGL93, with protein sequence MDSLSSSTSTKMKSNNKLSVRNQIRFKKSFLLLREKTILKKALELSILCDNDICVIHYDREGNLVNAYPEDQSQVKDILERYNRLSDREKIKKNTNLSQFYNKKLVDEKRRSLTDAEERKRFTKKVGEFKGSLLDQLLVLQDRARYLLYSQDHQTEPDQSRFIAAMSEQNHNFSAPSSGFFPHNDFSSSLIDEEDPLMSFCPPVINNPVSDHPQQIGSSLTNLLMSGDASGSSNDRSKFSMFLFNHETATFTQLPNSVSSSFDQGLTPCSNNLITASHGAQDYNFGYGNSHSSQGFNFGCSNNLNTQGFNFGCNNNLCT encoded by the coding sequence ATGgattcactttcttcttctacttcgaCAAAGATGAAGAGCAACAACAAGCTCTCTGTCAGAAACCAAATCCGTTTCAAGAAATCATTCTTGTTGTTAAGAGAGAAGACCATTCTCAAGAAAGCGTTAGAGCTTTCTATTCTCTGTGACAACGATATTTGTGTGATACATTACGATCGTGAAGGAAATCTCGTCAACGCTTATCCCGAGGATCAGTCCCAAGTCAAAGACATTCTCGAGAGGTATAACAGATTAAGCGACAgagaaaaaatcaagaaaaacacaaatctTTCACAGTTCTATAACAAGAAACTCGTTGACGAGAAGAGGAGATCTCTTACCGACGCAGAGGAACGCAAAAGGTTCACAAAGAAAGTTGGAGAGTTCAAGGGTTCGTTGCTAGATCAGTTACTTGTATTACAAGACAGGGCTCGTTACCTTCTTTACTCCCAGGATCATCAGACCGAGCCAGATCAGAGCCGTTTTATTGCTGCTATGTCTGAACAAAATCACAACTTTTCGGCGCCTTCTTCTGGCTTCTTCCCCCACAATGACTTCTCTTCTTCACTAATAGACGAGGAGGATCCATTGATGAGCTTTTGTCCGCCGGTAATTAACAATCCTGTTTCTGATCATCCACAACAAATAGGATCATCATTAACGAATCTTCTCATGAGTGGTGATGCGTCCGGTTCCTCCAATGATCGGAGTAAATTCTCGATGTTTCTGTTTAACCATGAAACCGCTACGTTTACTCAACTTCCCAACTCTGTTTCTTCAAGCTTTGACCAAGGGTTGACTCCGTGTAGCAACAATCTCATTACGGCTTCACATGGGGCACAAGATTATAACTTTGGGTACGGCAACAGTCATAGCTCACAAGGGTTCAACTTTGGGTGCAGCAACAATCTCAACACACAAGGATTTAACTTTGGGTGCAACAACAATCTCTGTACATGA